From Aegilops tauschii subsp. strangulata cultivar AL8/78 chromosome 5, Aet v6.0, whole genome shotgun sequence:
tcttatattatgggacggagggagtatatgataGGGGAGTTGTGTGGTTGGAAGAAACTCATATCTCACCGTAAAGATGATCGGTGGCAACCTCCCTTAGGTGTAGCATATTTAGAGAAGCCCCCCCGACCATTAGTGATGTTTGTGACCAGTGAGACGGAAGCCACTCGCACGACGGTTGGCTAGCGCATGTGGCCGCGTATGCAGTAGCTAGCCAGCCAACATGCCAAGCTAGCTCATGTGTCAATGTGCCGATAGAAACAGCTATTTAGAGGCATGACTGTGTAGGAGTTACTGTGTGCAGATGTGATAGATGATAACTCATCATGTAGGAACACGTTTGGGGTTAAACGTTTTTCTTTTGCAATACAATCAGATCTATACAAAGAatctcaaacataataaaaattatatgAAGATTCTAAGACCATCGAAGACCACTACTACCGCCATAACGAGTTGCTGCCGTGCCGCTCATCTATTGGAGCCGTCTTGACTTTATCGATGACATCCGGGAAGTCTTTATGCACGTGTCCCTATGGACTAGCGCCTTGGAGTCACAGTCGCCTCTATTGAACCCATGCATAGATCTGAAGCACCCGCCACATGACGAGAAACCCGAACCTCACCGCCCAAAGGAGACAGCATGAATCTACGCCGGAGCTTCGTCAGCTACGTCCACACGAACGAACCCGAGTAGGATCAGAGTCCAAAAAACAAACTTGAAGAATAAACGTCGCTATTCGTCCGAGCACCGCATCCGCGAGGACTAACAAACCTAATCTAAACTACTAGATGCAGCGAAGGCACCAGGATATCCCTAGAGAAAAGCACATCAATAATGTTCGTAAAGTCTATACAAAGAATGGGAATCTCCCTCGGACGTGATGTATTTGAGcacgagctcaaatgagctcggcTGCACAGTAACCCCGAAAACAATttaaaaataattcaaaaaaattctgaattttttttgggtgcaaacattgacaaaagttctcaatgctcacaaaatttcatcacaaaataacattcgtggaagtcgcagcaaaaaagaaacaaaattgatgctccaaaaatgttatttccaaaaacattttgaagtactgattttgtttttttgccacgacttgtTACGAATGTCATTTTTGGACGAAATTTTGCAAGCACAGAGATTTTTTGTCAATGTTTCCAcccaaaaaaattcagaattttttgaaatatttttctatttttctattttactgttcatcccgagctcaaatgagctcgcgAGCAGAACATAACTTTCGATCTCCCTGCTTCTTCTTCACATCAACCATTTCTATCTTCAAAAAGAAAAATCCTCAACATGGGGTGCCAAGGGCCAGATCCATAGACAGTTCTTTAGCTTGGTTATCATCTTTTTTGGGGGTCAAGAAGTCCTGCATCAAGCCACGCATGCATGCAGCCGTCAACTTCAGCCATTGGGTAATTAAGAAGATGGATCCTTGACTGGATTTTGTAATTAATGATCGTTGACTTGCTACACACGAATGCCGCGGTCAACTGAAATTGTAAGGCATCTTCAATGGTAACCCGCAAATTTCCTTCTGCATCCGTCCGTGGACAGGGGATTAGTTCGCGGACACGTGGGAGGACGCCATTCAACGTTAGCCGCGTATATTTTGACAACAACTCAAACTAACAGGACGGAATTCGATCAAATACGaccggatttcatataaacacaTCCTGATTTCAaataaacatgacggatttcatttgAACTGAGGGATTTCATTATATTTACATCAACTAAGCGGAGCTCGTCCGACTAGGTCTAAATGGTCGACAGTGTCTGTTCCCGTGTCCGGTCATGAACCAAGAGAACCGAAGCTTTGCCTTTTCCAGCTCTACCCCGGCAGCTCTACCTTCATAACCTCCGCCTCTGGAGGCCGGGAAGTGAAGCTGTCCGCCTCCACATCGCAGCCAAGCGACTAATCGGCCGAAGATGCTCAGCCCACCAAGCATGGCGTCGACGGGaggggaggagcggtggccttcctgggacacGGTCCGCGGCGACTTATTGTCCACTACTCTTCCTCGATGCCGGTCGCGCCCGCGGAAGTGCCGGCTTCTTCGTGGTCGTGGCGCCGGGGCGCGGCCTCGGCGATGTCCTCCTCATCGGTTTCGCCGAACAATGCCTCGCCCGCCTCGTTGTCGTACTCCTTGCCGGCAGTCGCCACCTCCGCCACCCGCTGTCGGTATCGCCAGCGGGCGAGGTGGATCTCCTTCTTCTGCGGATCTCCTTCTTCTGCCCCGACGTCAGCCCGTCCTAGAGAGCTTTGGCGGTGGAGGGATCCATGGCGGGGACTGGTGCAGAGATGGATGACTGTGTCTATGGTCGGGGCACCGGGGCAACGGTTTATATAGCACTCGTGAGCGGCATAGGGACGGACGGCTGGCGCTGGAGGAGACGCCTCGGCAACTGTGTGCTATCAATGCGGGCGGCAGACGGACGGACGGGCGGCCCTCGTGTCGTTTGAACGCAAGGCAGTGGCGGCACTCTCTCGGCCAGCGTGCCGCTTCAATGCCAGCGCCAGTGAGCGGCCGCGGctgctctggccgggcatgaatgtggGCGCTGACGAAAACACGCGGGAGGAGGAGGGgttttgggtgggccagggcgaTCAGAAGCGGGCTTGGGATTGGTGTGGACTCCCGCAAACCTCCTCCACGTTTGTCTCTGGTTTGCGGGAAAAATCGCATCCGGACCGTGCCGCGGACCGATACTGGACCGCGTTGGATGACTTCCGCGGTTAGAACAGTTGCTGGAGGTTCGAGagtcggcgttggagatgccctaacaaTTTTTTTACAAAATTTACAGGCTTTGTCCTTTTTGCTGGGTGAATCTTTGAATGACTAAGTCTTACAAAGATTTGGTAATACTTATGAAGATGTGATTGCTGACTGAATTTTGTAATTAAGAGTCGTCAACTCGCAACACAGTCAACTCGAAACGCAACAATAATTTTTAAAGCAATTTTACATGGTTTTGAGTTTTTTTGGGTGAATTTTTGGTTTTACTATAACTTGGGAACATTGCATGGTGCTCTCACCTTGTCACTGCAAATATGCTTAGCTGTTAGTTTCCCTCCATTTCCCTATTGCTTCAAACAAGCTTGTTGATGGAAACACAAAGCTAGCTGAAGAATCGAAGGAGGGGAGACGAGCATGGCGAGTGAAGAATCGAAGGCACCCTCCTTCTTCCTCTTGGTCTTCTTCTCATTGTCGCTCGTGTGCTGCGCTGGGGCGTCCAATGGCGCTGCCGCCACGGGCGACGACGCGGCGATGCTGCTGGCCATCAGGGCCTCGCTCGTCGACACACTGGGGGAGCTCCGCGGCTGGGGCTCGGCGCCGCATTGCGGCTGGAAGGGCGTGCGCTGCGACGACCGGGGCGCGATCACCGGCCTTGACCTCGCGGGCCTGAACCTGAGCGGTGCCGTCCCGGACGACGTCCTCGGCCTCAGCGCGCTCACCTCGGTCGTGCTCCGCGGCAACGCGTTCGCGGGCGAGCTGCCCGCGGCGTTGGTGTCGATCCCGACGCTCCGGGAGCTCGACGTCAGCGACAACGGCTTCGCCGGTCGGTTCCCGGCCGGCCTCGGCTCGTGCGCCTCACTGGCGCATTTCAACTCGTCCGGCAACAACTTCGTCGGGCCGCTCCCGGCCGACCTCGGCAACGCCACCGAGCTCGAGACGCTCGACGTCAGGGGCGGCTTCTTCTCTGGCACAATCCCCGAGAGCTACGGCAGGCTCCGGAAGCTCAAGTTCTTGGGGCTCGCGGGCAACAACCTCAGCGGCGCTCTCCCGGCTGTGCTATTCGAGCTCACGGCGTTGGAGCAGATCATCATCGGCTACAACGAGTTCACCGGCCCGATCCCGGCGGCCATTGGCAAGCTCAAGAACCTCCGGTACCTTGACATGGCGATTGGCGGCTTGGAAGGCCCCATCCCACCCGAGCTCGGCCGGCTGCCGGTGCTCGACACCGTGTTCCTTTACGGGAACAACATCGGCGGCGAGATACCGAAGGAGCTCGGCAACCTGTCCTCCCTCGTCATGCTTGACCTCTCCGAAAACGCACTCACCGGCGCGATCCCACCGGAGCTGGCGCAGCTCGCCCACCTGCTGCTGCTCAACCTCATGTGCAACCGGCTCAAGGGCGACGTCCCGGCGGGCGTCGGTGAGCTTCCCAGGCTTGAGGTGCTCCAGCTGTGGAACAACTCCCTCACCGGCCCGCTGCCGCTGTCGCTCGGCGCTGCGCAGCCACTGCAGTGGCTCGACGTGTCGACGAACGCGCTCTCCGGGCCGGTGCCCGCCGGCCTCTGCGGCAGCGGCAACCTGACCGGGCTGATACTGTTCAACAATGCCTTCACGGGCCCGATCCCGACGAGCCTCGCCACGTGCTCGTCGCTGGTCCGCGTGCGCGCGCACAACAACCGTCTGAACGGCGCGGTGCCGACGGCGCTCGGGCGGTTGCATCGCCTGGATCGCCTGGAGCTGGCCGGGAATGGGCTCTCCGGCGAGATCCCGGACGACCTGGCGCTCTCGACGTCGCTCTCCTTCATCGACCTCTCGCGCAACCGGCTGCGGTCGGCACTGCCGCCGCGCATCCTGTCCATTCCGACGCTGCAGACGTTCGCCGCAGCGGGGAACGAGCTGACCGGAGGCGTTCCGGACGAGCTGGGCGGTTGCCGGGCACTCTCCGCGCTCGACCTGTCGGGCAACCGGCTCTCCGGCGCCATCCCGGCGGGTCTTGCGTCGTGCCAGCAGCTCGCGTCGCTGATCCTCAGGAGAAACAGCCTCGCCGGCGAGATCCCCAGGCCGTTCGCCACGATGCCGGCACTGTCCGTCCTCGACCTCTCCAACAACCTCCTCTCCGGCGAGATACCGAGCAACCTGGGCAGCTCGCCGGCGCTCGAGATGCTCAGCGTGGCGCACAACAACCTCACCGGTCCCGTGCCGGCGACGGGGCTGCTGAGGACGATCAGCCCCAACGACCTCGCGGGGAACCCGGGCCTCTGCGGTGGAGTCCTGCCACCGTGCACGGCCAGCGCTCCGCGAGCTTCGGCCTCCATACTCCGGCGCTCGCACGTGAAGCACAACGTCGCCGTCGGTTGGGCGATCCGCATCTCGGTCGCACTACTCGTGGCATGCGGCGGAGCCCTCTTTCTTGGTTTGGTGCTATACCGGCGGAGGTACGTCAACGGTGGCGGGTGCTGCGACGACGCCGTCGAGGATGACGGGAGAAGCAGCTCAACGGCGTTTCAGCGGCTAAGTTTTACCGACGCGCAGGCGCTCGCATGCGTCAAGGAGGACAATATCGTCGGGCAGCAAGTCAAGCAAGAAGTAGGATGCGATGGTATAGGAGCACAAAATCATAAGTAGAACGCACATGTTCCCTCTGTAACAAAATATacaaacgtcttatattttgttACAGAGAGAGTACGTAGTAATAAAGTGCTTCTCTCACAAGCTTTGAGTAATAATGAATACAAGTTACAAATTTTTCTCGAATATAATACAAGTTACAAATTGCCGAGGGCAATTCTTGCATTTGGACAACATAATTAGGAGATTGGGATAATATCCATGATCACCTCAAATCAAATTTGGGGAGGCCTTGTCCTATGACCTCTGAAAACCCAATTCTAAATGTTGGGATGAAGATAAGATTAGTGTCTATTTTGATGATAACTTCAAGAACAAGATTTTAGACATTCTTGTCATAGTGCTGATTGCAGAGATATGGACTCATACTCCTAATGCTGTTTGCACCCCAAAAAGTGCGAGCACGAGCAACCAGAACACATACGAACAACCCAAACTAGTTCAACCAAATAGATAAAAAACCAATAGATTCAACGATACAAATAGCATAGTTCCAAGCAAAGAGCACAAACTAGTCCGATACAAATAAACTAGAAACTACGGTGACTACTCCGAGTTGTCCTCCTCCTCGCTTGTGTCGTCCGACGTATCAAGAAACACGTCTTCCCACCGATCATCGTTGTCGTCAAAGAATGATGCCTGTCTTAGCTCGCACTGCGATATCACCAGTGCCTTCCGACGACGTCTGTCCGCCCGTTCCGCGAGCCACCTTGTCCTCCTCTCCGCCCAGAAGGCGTTCTCGTTGGCGACGTCTTGCGGGTGGCGCTGGCGCCACTCCGCCATGGCTCGCTCGTCCGCCTCGAcgatgaggaggcggcgctgctgCTGACGGTGTTCCTGACGGTCGGCGTCAGTTACTAGCCGCGGTGGAGGGGCAAGTTCCTGTGCCTGCTCGCACGTCCAGGCGTCCTGAAAGTCCATCTGGGTGCGAGGCCTCGACAGGCGCCACGCcaccgcgtcgtacgcgcgggcggcctcgcgCGCGCTCTCGAACGTCCCGAGAACGAGCCGCGCGCCACCGGAGCGGATCTCCGCATATAGAACACGCCGGAAGGGCGGACATGGACGCCGCGGTAGCCGGAGATGCTTCTGCGGTGCGGAGGCATGTCGGCGGCGGGGGAGAAAGCGTCGGGAgaagggcggcggcggggggggggggggggggggggtgtgcgaggaagaagagggcggcggCGCTCGAGTGTGCGGTTGACGGCTCAGGCGCGCgcattttataaagcgcgccgggcCGTTTTTTCCCACACGCGCGATTCTTTGCCGCGCGTCGGAATTTTCCGCGCCCGCTGGAGTGCGCGAAAACGCTGCACGCGCGCTAAAACAGCTCTTTCCCGCGCGCGCGATATTAAgagcggctgttggagatgctctaagaaaTTTCACGAAGTTCATTAAATGGTTGTAAATTTTTAATTATATTTTAAATTTTAAAAATTTCAGTAAATATTTAGGAAGTTCAAAAAATGCTTGGTATCTTCAAAATTGttcatttttttaaaatgttCGCATTTGAGACAAAACACAAATTTTGAAGTTGGTATAAATTTTCAAAAAATAGTGTGAATTGAATATTTCGAAAATTTCACAATTTTTTCCAGTTTAAATGAAAGGGAAAGGAAAGATGAAAAAGAAagaacagaaaagaaaaaaagaaaaagagaaaagagaGACAGAAAACGGACGGAAAAAACGCAGTAACAGACTTATGGGCTTGCCCATCACCGCGGGCGAGGGGTGCGCGTCTGGTCGCTATCCGCCGACCCGCGCGGGGAATAGGATTCCCCTTTCTCCAGTTTCCTCTTCGCAGTACCATCGGCTGCCTGCGAGATTCCCCTCCCTCCTCCACCCGCTCCACTCCAACCTCGCCGCTCTCCCGCCCCGCCCCCCCTCCTCTCGGGAAGATGGCCGCGGCGGCGCTGGCGAACGGGGACGtgcgcgccggcggcggcggcgcggtgccGCGGCCGACGAACCCGATGGTCACGCCCCTGCTCACCGACCTCTACCAGTTCTCCATGGCCTACGCCTACTGGAAGGCCGGCAAGCACCTCGACCGCGCCGTGTAAGCACCCTCAAACTGACCCACCCCCCGCTCGCTCTACTGTATGCGCGCCGTTTGCCGTTGAGCTCCGCGGCGGAGTGACGGTTTAGTAACAGTAGGCCGAATCAGGCGCCGGGGCGGCCCAGTTTGGTGTTGAAGTTTAGGATCTGTTCTGTACGGACGTGTCCCCGGATTCGAGCGAGCTCCGGGGAGCTCTCGTGCTGTCAAATTTGGACTGGTGTGATGTTGTTAATTCAGTTTGCTAGTCAAGTGTTCCATTTAAGGGACGAACTATTAGGTTcgatgtactccctctgtcccaaaataagtgactcaactttatactaactttgtactaaagttagtacaaagtcaagtcacttattttgggacagagggagtataaaaCTTGTGTAGTGGATATTTTGGCGGTTGCTCAATTTTTGCGGAACAGTAGAAATTGGCGGTCGTTCTTATTGGGAGAAATAAACAAACCATGTTTGATGTAGCCTAAGCAGAATCTGAGACGAAAACTTATGCTGATGGAATATATGGCAACTGTGTATAGATTCAGTCCACCATTGATAAAAGCAAGCAGTAAACCAAGTATCAACCTTGCTTGCCAATGTTAAAAACCAATGTAAATAGTTTATAACCAAGCAATCGCACACGCACTTTACAAGCGTACTGTTTCTGGAGGTTATATCAAGCATAGGCGCAGTGCtaattgtaaccatatggatgaGGCCAGCCATGCGCACCAAGGCAGACAGTTTCTCTGTATCCCCTGACTGGAAATGCGAGATTCTTTTACAGGCATTCTTCTACTTGTCAGTCTTCTAATTGAATTATCATGCTCTTATGCTTGTAGATGTTTATTGTGAACCCTACTGTTTTCAGCTTTGATCTTTACTTCCGGAAGAGCCCCTTTGCTGGTGAGTTCACCGTCTTTGGCGGCCTTGAAGAGT
This genomic window contains:
- the LOC109773122 gene encoding uncharacterized protein — encoded protein: MDFQDAWTCEQAQELAPPPRLVTDADRQEHRQQQRRLLIVEADERAMAEWRQRHPQDVANENAFWAERRTRWLAERADRRRRKALVISQCELRQASFFDDNDDRWEDVFLDTSDDTSEEEDNSE
- the LOC109773125 gene encoding uncharacterized protein; this encodes MASEESKAPSFFLLVFFSLSLVCCAGASNGAAATGDDAAMLLAIRASLVDTLGELRGWGSAPHCGWKGVRCDDRGAITGLDLAGLNLSGAVPDDVLGLSALTSVVLRGNAFAGELPAALVSIPTLRELDVSDNGFAGRFPAGLGSCASLAHFNSSGNNFVGPLPADLGNATELETLDVRGGFFSGTIPESYGRLRKLKFLGLAGNNLSGALPAVLFELTALEQIIIGYNEFTGPIPAAIGKLKNLRYLDMAIGGLEGPIPPELGRLPVLDTVFLYGNNIGGEIPKELGNLSSLVMLDLSENALTGAIPPELAQLAHLLLLNLMCNRLKGDVPAGVGELPRLEVLQLWNNSLTGPLPLSLGAAQPLQWLDVSTNALSGPVPAGLCGSGNLTGLILFNNAFTGPIPTSLATCSSLVRVRAHNNRLNGAVPTALGRLHRLDRLELAGNGLSGEIPDDLALSTSLSFIDLSRNRLRSALPPRILSIPTLQTFAAAGNELTGGVPDELGGCRALSALDLSGNRLSGAIPAGLASCQQLASLILRRNSLAGEIPRPFATMPALSVLDLSNNLLSGEIPSNLGSSPALEMLSVAHNNLTGPVPATGLLRTISPNDLAGNPGLCGGVLPPCTASAPRASASILRRSHVKHNVAVGWAIRISVALLVACGGALFLGLVLYRRRYVNGGGCCDDAVEDDGRSSSTAFQRLSFTDAQALACVKEDNIVGQQVKQEVGCDGIGAQNHK